The sequence below is a genomic window from Haematobia irritans isolate KBUSLIRL chromosome 3, ASM5000362v1, whole genome shotgun sequence.
tttttgtactttcataaaaattgtattttccatccctgccaactgctagtaattgttgttgttgagtgcaatcacacttaagtgccaacctcgttttttgtttaccgagcgttgttacgatgtcgattggtttatgaatgcaagacactgcatacgaacattgttatatattattggtgtttttattctcgcatttgtatcaatgtaaaagatcgcatggtaattggtgtcttactcactgccaccgacattttgtgggtaagattgcaatacgaaaaaaagccaccggttgcagttctctggtaTGCAGATTTCCTTTTTCTACAATTTTgcataatataaatttttccggAGGAATCGGTGATGCTGTGCATTTAATGGTTAACTGTCATATGAGTATATCAGCAAGATTACAGATATTTCCCTAcagcggtttaaaagttggttagctaACCTTGCAGTAacgaattaaaattatttagaattttaattgaaacaattttggGTGGTAATGTTGGGACTACTACAAACTATAAATACTACTCACATAATCCTTTCTTCagaaattcttccttctttggaCTTTGAAACGGATAGATTTGCTTCACATTGCTTACGTATTCGCTGGAAAAGAAATAGGCTTTCAATATATCCACattgattgaaaaaataaatctgtACTTACTATGCATCCTCATTGAAGAATTTAACAATACAATAAAGTTTTCGCTTGGTGCTAGTAACTACGCCATCTGGATGTCTATGGGCATCAATTACTTCACCTGGCCACCAGTTATTTCCTAACTTTACCCATACAATATCACCGTCTTTATAAGCTTGATCCTCCGACATCTTGGTATTGATATTTGGCTTTTGGATTTACTTCGTGAATAAAAGGCAAATTGACATATTCTGTAGAGTCTCCGTAATTTTCAGTTTCTTTGCTGTCGTTTCGGTTTAAATGCAAATTGTTTTGCATGCTTCATGATGATAGATCTGTTGGGacatttcatgattttttgtttttaaagctgTAATTGAATAATAGTCAATAAtattgtgttttattaaaatttttatagaaccttTTCTAGTGCCAGCATGTTTTACAACGTTCCATCGGGTATTTTTTTATGGTttactttatataaaaatttctttgctgttcTTACCAATATGTCCAAAAAGAAGTGGTTGATTGTCAAATTCAAGAACTTAAGACTGCAGTCTCTCAGCGCTTAGGGGTTTAGAAGATAGGGGAAACTTCTAAAGCATTCCAAAGAATCCAAAAAATAGAATATGACAAACACatgtaaaattcaatcacaaattGAGGATccaaaccagtgttgccagtattttcctgACTCTTGTCCACAAAAAGTCtctaatttaaattgaaatttcccacaaaaatccccaattacatttttgacaagttttagaaaaaaaagtaaaggaaTATGCTCATGTAGAAGAAAGAATTCCATATAAAACATAACTCTAAACCTGATTTAATACTGAACAGTcttcgaaaattccccacaaaaattctcaaatttCTGGAAAATCTCCACCAACTCTCCAAGTCCCCAACACACAAATTTCGTCTCCATTCACGAAAATAAATTTGCAATACTTTATAGAGAACTAggttataatttattaaattaagtcTTAAAATTGCGCCGTTTAGATCTAAGCAGATATACCCGCGGTTGCCACAGTCTgtcgaattctaccaaaaatggtagattttttactgttcgtagattggtagaattcttgatgctttggtagattttgcagaatattcctctccaactaagaggtgtttcacaaattttctatagaaataaaattttgacaaaattttctatagaaataaaattttgacaaacttttctatagaaataaaattgacaaaattttttatagaaataaaattttgacaaaattttctatggaaataaaattttgacaaaattttctatagaaataaagttttgacaaaattgcctatatgaataaaattttgacaaaattttctatagaaacaaaattttgacaaaattgtttatagaaataaaattttgacaaaattttctatagaaataacattttgacaaaattttctatagaaataaaaattttaaaaaattttctatagaaataaagttttgacaaagttgtttacagaaatacaattttgacaaaattttctgtagaaataaaattttgacaaaattgtttatagaaatacaattttgacaaaattttctatagaaataaaatgttgacaacatttttctatagaaataaaattttgacaaaattttctatagaaataaaattttgacaaaattttctatagaaataaaattttgacaaatttttctatagaaataaaattttgacaaagttttgtacagaattaaaattttgacaaattttctatagaaataaaatttttttacaaaattttctatagaaataaaattttgtcaaaatttatttatagaaataaaattttcaaaaaaataaaattttgataaaattttctatagataaaattttgacaaaactctctgtagaaatattttttctctgttggttaatctACAGTGGTAGTTTAATAAACGCATGGTTTTAaacacaaaatatcctatagaagtaaaattttgaccaaattttctatagaaatatttttttgcaaaatataatttgtttgttgtttaagttttctccaaatgtttatAGATTATTTATGGATAGAATTATGTATAAGTCCATATATGACGAAATCAGATCCAATTATATAAGGATAGATATATATCTAAGATATTAGATCCAGGCCAATATTCCCTAGTAATTAGATgtaattagatcttaccattcggatttttctataataaacgtttacaacattttctatagaaataaaattttgacaaaactatctgtataaatatttttcctcagTGGTATTTTAattaatgcatggttttaaacacaagatatctatagaaaattttctatagaaatgaattttggcaaaaaaatttttttatataaataaaattttgataaatttttctatagaaataaaatttggattaaaTTATTAAGCTACAGTGGTATTTTaatcaacgcatggttttaaacacaaaatatcctatagaattaaaacttagactaaattttctatagaaaaaatttttgaaaaatatgatttgtttttttggtaaagttttctccaaatgtttatagattatttatggatcgagtggcaaccgtggatatATGCCGATATGATGAGAGAGAATTATGTAGAAGTCCATATATGACAAAATCAGATCCAACTAAATAAGGATAGATATAACTATATCTAAGATCCAAGCCAATATTACCTAGTAGATAGAtgtgattagatcttaccattcgGATTTTCGGATATTCTCTTATTTAATCGTATCAAATTGAATCTGTCAATTATGTAATTCTGTATAAAAGTAGTTTGATAGATTTTATTATGTTGTACAAATGATGGAAAACTGTGGCAATTTAATTTCCTCTTTAAGATTTATGATTTAGTCTTATAATCTGAAAACTTCAATATTAAGAAAACaagttaataatttaatttttaagcaTATGACATTTATTCATTTGGGGTTTTATTAAATACATTTGACAAACTGTGGAAGAGTGTTCTTAAGccatgttgttgtttcaaatttttttatttaagaacaaaatatttcatatataaaaagGGTAATTAATCTATTACAAATttgttgtttgaaaaaaaaaataataataataataatgtataAAATATATAGAAGTATACgcgttaaaaaattcaaatattaaataatttacaaaaatatctgCTTAGTACATCATCATATCAGTCGTAAAAGTCTTATCTTTCTTCTTTTTCATTGAATATCAAgacaaataattataaaatttaatcatttatttgttttttatttcacttttacatatttttaaaataattgtgtTTGAGATACATTTTAATAACAAAACTTGTGATAAGTATCTGTGCTTAAgttcttttttttgtgtaatcacTCCCGCTTGCTCTCTTTGTTTGTCTATTGTGAACAACTATTCAGTCATAATTAATGGTGGTTTGTGATAAAATGAATGGGAATATGAGATATGTATGATTTTAGAACTCTCTTGTTTATTTAAAAGTGTTCTCTTTTGGGAACAGTAtgatatatgaaaaacaatggAGAGCAGCACCCTGTTATTGCATTCAAATTCTTTTtatcttagtattttttattaagttttttttttttttgcattatatgtatattttttgttgAACGAGGAAGAAAATGTAACCATTCCAAGATTTTATCTCAATGTATTACTATTGTTTTAAAGTTATTTTGCAAGTTCACAAGGTATTGAAATTATTCCAATTGTACTGAGTCAGCAGTCCTCGTTTCAATAAAACTCATTGATGTCGGTTGTGTCACTGATTTATTATGATATTGGCATTACCATCATCATCTGTAGTACGTTTGATATTGGTGGTATTGCCAAGACCATTTCCCAGGACACCACCACATCCTCCTCCACCGTTAGATGCCTTCGAAACATCATCGCCCACAATCAACACCTTACCAACACCATCTGGGGCAACCAATTCACCGCTTAAGCCATCAAGACCCAATGATACATCGCCTGGTATTTTGGGTTTAGGTCGATGTGTATCCACAGCATCTATGGGTAACTTTATGTGTTCCACTTTACAGCCATAGGCAACGGGTGTAAGTTTTATAACCGTATGCAATGGTACATACAAATAGGGCAATTCATCGGCAGATTTATCGAGGaaatatgcaaaaagacaacgtaATACAGCTTGATGAGATACAACCAAGACATTCCCCTGGCGTTCCAATTCCATGATGACTGGCTCTAATCGGGCTACTAAATCCTCATAACTCTCACCACGTGGATAACGGTAGGCAAATTTATTTTGATCTCGAGCTTTAAATTCTTCTGGAAAACGTTCTTTTATCTGCTCGTATGTCATTTCCTCACAATGACCTGCATCGATTTCATTTAGAGCCTTCCAACGCTCTTGGGGTGCCTTGACATCGGCTACCGTTTGTATGGCCCGCTTCATCCATGATGTCCAGACACGTAAACCCTCGATTTGCTGTTGATCTATATAGGACGCCAATGCTTTGCCATATAAACGACCACGTTCACTTAAATTTGAATCTCCACCAATTAGACCCTTAAGATTATGCTCCGATTCACCATGACGTGTTAGATATATGGTTCTAGGAGTGATATGAATATTCATCAAATAGTAGACAATACGTGATTCCACATGACCTTCATTGTTATACACCACAACTTTTTTACCGGCGTTCATTACCTTCATAAAACTCAAATGGGATTCCTTGTCCTCATCTATGGTCTGGTAGCGTTCTTCATAGTGTTCGATACGCTGTAGAAAATCTCTTACCACCAAGTCCGTATTCATGTTAATATAGTCGGGAGAACTAACCTTGACCTCTTTGATATTCTGTTCTATGATCTGTGGATCATCacaaattgattcaacaaaaaataaacgGAATCCATGATGTTTTACTACGATATCGTAGATGAGTTGACGACGTTCATATGTTGAGTTGGTGGCATCGAAAACAGCCACACTTCCTTGGCCACTTAATAACCATTCACAGGAATCCTGCAAAGCCTGATTAGCACAACGATTGCGAATTGCCATTGCTTCCTCGTTGTCGGCCCTAAAGAACTCATGCGATTTATAAGCGGTGGTCGCATGACGGCGATATTCACCCAAATTGAAGACCCTAGTACAGATTCCAATCCAATTTAGATAACGAGCCAATTTCTTTGATATGAAAGTTTTTCCACGGGCCGGTAAACCAACCATGGCAATAACATGGGGTGTAGCAACATCAGATAGGGCCCTCTCACCACGTATGGGAAATGGTTTGGTCATAACCGTCTCTGAAGTGGGGGGCAAAAGCTTGCGCAATTCATCAGGCATTTCACTTGGACATACATGTAGCTCATTCTCTATGGCCAGATCGGCGGTCTTCTTGAGCTGGTTAAGCGATGTGGTGCGCACACGAAGGGAAGGTGAAGTGCTATAGGGCATATCCATAATGCTAGTAGCTGTCACCGAACGTATTAGCGATGATTGAGCAAATTGCTTGAGCACAGCGGCGTTTGCTGCAGAGGAAAGTAATAATGAGTTCAAGAGGCTCAATTGAGTTTGTGATTCTTGATTTTTTAGCTTCCGCTTGATCTGATCCAAATTTGGGGCGGAACAACAAGGATCTGGGCTATTGGATGATGTATGGCCAATGGGTGATGTGGAGTTGGATGAATTGGCTGAAGTTCCTTGAGAATGAGGCGGCGTAGGGGGTGGGGTTGGTGAGGTACCAACCAACGGTATCAGTTGCGGTTCATGTGATACATGTAGGATATTCCCAGTGGTTGGTGGCGGACAGGATGTGGAGTATAAGGAATATGGCGAAACGGACGAAGCTAAAGTTGAGGATAAGGAGGGAAAGGCATTATTAAGCGGTGTATTTGATGGTGACAAATCGTAGTCGTTTTCAGATGCAGTTATAGGGATGGGCAAAGTTGTTGAAGATGAAACGGATGATAATAAATGATACGGTGATGATGATTGTGAATGCGAAGATGTTAGTGgttgtgatgatgatgatgatgatgatggaaatgatgatgatgaagatgatgcatttgcattattttttttaatattattcatATATAATGTTTTGCCTCAACGAACCAAGATAGAAAGAAAACCTAATTGAAAATACAAATCTCAAGAGATTTGGAAGATAGCTCGACTTTAGAATGAATCGCAAAAAGACAAGACGTTTTCCTTACACAAACACAATTTAACATACAAATTATCTAGATATCTTATTTTAAATCCTTAACGTATACATGTATATCACTGCAATTTATAATCACGTCTCTCTCCCTTTCTTTCTCTAGTTTGGCTTTGAGAGAGTACAAATTCCGAGATTAAAAATCAGTCCAGCCGATTGTCTCTCAGACACAAATCcttgtacattaaaaaaaagccagaaacaaTGAATGGGTGTCACCCTGTCTTTtacaaacaattaattgttgtgaCACCTaggtttgtttttaaattaataaaagtaATTTCGTTCGGCCGTTTCGTCTCTCACGCACAATCATCCATACATATAGAAGCACCAAACCGATGGAAAAAGACAAGTTTCCAGCCCTGTTTCAGAAAGTATGAATTGTGACACCCTGTGTATTTGGAAGTAAAAAAGTAGTTTTAAGTGTTTGTTTAGTTATCACAGCGCTCGTTCGCAGCCCAGGAAGATAAAGATGATTATTtgggcagttttttttttgaaaggctatttagaaattattgtcatttCTCTCTCTTTTGTAGTTTTTGCAaaagcaaagaaatatttttggttgcTTTCTGTAAATAGATttaaaaaggggaaaaaaggaaaagtatatttttagaGTGGAGAGTAATTTTTAGACTATCGATCGCTTTCGGGAGAAGAACATTAAGAGAAAAATATGATTGCCgcatgtttgttttgtttttaagctGTTGACCTTTGCATTGGTATAAATGgatctaaagaaaacttattctaTTGAGACCAATTCTAGGAGTATACAAATCGGAGAAACACCCTTTCACAGTTGAGCAAATTCGATGGTCACATCTGattgttatacaaaaaaaaaaaatagatgacTTTTACTACAAAGTAACCTGAAGTGAGCCATaaagttaaaaatatgtatgtatatctaaTTCAGGCTATATTCATGAAATAAATTTATCCTATTAAATTTAGAAAGTCAATCACCacctcaccaaaaaaaaaataagtaattcAATTACATTGAATATTCAATTGAAATACTACTTGAATAATTATTATTGACAGCTTTTTCGGTGCATGACAACAAATAACACCAGCTTCGcgggtttaataaataaataaacattataatacctcattcacattacacttcaaaAACCCAcattacccgtgtaaaaattagatatgattagatatgACTAGATCTCCAAATTGTTCCTAAGCTGATTTGCTAAGTCCGTCCTAATATGGGGTTGTGATGTAAACGGATAAGTGTGTGGCTGGGGTTATGTAATGGGGTCGTGCAAAAGGAAGGGAAAAACTTCGCGACCAAGGTAGGGAGGGCGGCTAGGGTTGTCATCGTAACCCTCGTTCTGAAAGTGTTGGCTTTGAAtaaggtatttttttgtttgtaaataaaaagtGTTTGATTCTTTGGGCTGAGTCGTGAGGGGTGATTCCACCACCAGTGAGAGAAGCCGAGTGTGGCTATGCGGGAGGTCATCCGTCTCAGTGCGATTAAGGATCATAACAAGATACAACTGTACATGGGCTAGAGTCCAGTATGTATAGGGTTCGAGTATCCATTTCATGGTTGAATGAGACCCTCAAAAGGCCTCTGTGGGCGTGGTGGTTTCACATAGACCTCTATCCGAGAGGGCGCATGCGGAAGATACATATAAGCTAAGGTATGAGTATTGTTCTATCCAGGATGTGCAGACGGGGTCCGGCTTCTTCTATGTAAGGTCGAGCATGATAGggtgtttttcagcggttgataACGATATCATGGAAATAAACATGTCAATCTTCGATTCCGAGACCTTTAGAGCGTGGCGCGTCATTCCCAATACTGTGACCATTGAGACTTTTAGAGGGGTAGAAGGAAGCCTCTCTAGTTGCAACTTCTGGAGCCATTGTAGGGTGAGGTGAGAGGGGACAGGAGAATGAGATCCCCATGTTCTGGAATTGAATGGGTTTATATAGCCCTAATAGTAACTTATTGACCTGCCTGGGGTATTCCAAGATTTGTAGAGGGCGGCTACATCGACATGGCGTATTAAGTCACCCAATACCGCTCGTTTTATCGTCTTTAGCTCGTCTTTTCTGTCGAAAAAAACATGTGCGTTGTTATAG
It includes:
- the Pfrx gene encoding 6-phosphofructo-2-kinase/fructose-2,6-biphosphatase: MNNIKKNNANASSSSSSFPSSSSSSSQPLTSSHSQSSSPYHLLSSVSSSTTLPIPITASENDYDLSPSNTPLNNAFPSLSSTLASSVSPYSLYSTSCPPPTTGNILHVSHEPQLIPLVGTSPTPPPTPPHSQGTSANSSNSTSPIGHTSSNSPDPCCSAPNLDQIKRKLKNQESQTQLSLLNSLLLSSAANAAVLKQFAQSSLIRSVTATSIMDMPYSTSPSLRVRTTSLNQLKKTADLAIENELHVCPSEMPDELRKLLPPTSETVMTKPFPIRGERALSDVATPHVIAMVGLPARGKTFISKKLARYLNWIGICTRVFNLGEYRRHATTAYKSHEFFRADNEEAMAIRNRCANQALQDSCEWLLSGQGSVAVFDATNSTYERRQLIYDIVVKHHGFRLFFVESICDDPQIIEQNIKEVKVSSPDYINMNTDLVVRDFLQRIEHYEERYQTIDEDKESHLSFMKVMNAGKKVVVYNNEGHVESRIVYYLMNIHITPRTIYLTRHGESEHNLKGLIGGDSNLSERGRLYGKALASYIDQQQIEGLRVWTSWMKRAIQTVADVKAPQERWKALNEIDAGHCEEMTYEQIKERFPEEFKARDQNKFAYRYPRGESYEDLVARLEPVIMELERQGNVLVVSHQAVLRCLFAYFLDKSADELPYLYVPLHTVIKLTPVAYGCKVEHIKLPIDAVDTHRPKPKIPGDVSLGLDGLSGELVAPDGVGKVLIVGDDVSKASNGGGGCGGVLGNGLGNTTNIKRTTDDDGNANIIINQ